From Bacillus sp. FSL K6-3431, the proteins below share one genomic window:
- a CDS encoding ribose-phosphate diphosphokinase: MSNEEIKIFGGSTGKSFAQKMCEYIGIALGRSDVIKFSDGNIFVKINETVRDKDVYLVQPIGLNPNDEFTEILFWMDAFKRASANSVTAIIPYFGYAKGDKKDEPRVSIRARVCAECIELAGADRILTMDLHSPQIQGFFKKPVDHLFALPILCDYVKSLKIEDLVVVSPDVGFAKQARNFASTLQVPVAIGDKTRKSHDEKAKVLEVIGNVEGKNTLIVDDFSISGETLVDLAKGLKERGAKRIYALLSHLMLSELGAEKINNSPIELVISTDSVVNKSIISKKVKIISVAPLFAEAIVRIHNRESISSLFDSVPHAIKIENDQTFFKNRGINLLDE, from the coding sequence TTGTCGAATGAAGAAATAAAAATATTTGGTGGAAGTACAGGAAAATCCTTTGCACAAAAAATGTGTGAATACATCGGAATTGCACTAGGGAGATCAGATGTAATTAAATTTTCTGATGGGAACATTTTTGTGAAAATCAATGAAACAGTAAGAGATAAAGATGTTTATCTTGTCCAACCAATAGGGTTAAATCCTAATGATGAATTTACCGAGATTCTTTTCTGGATGGATGCTTTTAAACGAGCAAGTGCAAATTCAGTAACGGCCATTATTCCATACTTTGGATATGCAAAGGGTGATAAAAAAGATGAGCCAAGAGTTTCGATTAGAGCAAGGGTTTGTGCAGAATGCATTGAGCTGGCCGGGGCTGATAGAATACTAACAATGGATTTACATAGCCCGCAAATTCAAGGGTTCTTTAAAAAACCAGTAGACCATTTATTTGCGCTTCCTATTCTTTGTGATTATGTAAAAAGTTTGAAGATAGAAGATTTGGTAGTTGTTTCTCCAGATGTAGGCTTTGCAAAACAAGCAAGAAATTTTGCTTCAACTTTACAGGTGCCTGTTGCAATTGGAGATAAAACAAGGAAATCTCATGATGAAAAGGCAAAAGTATTGGAGGTTATTGGTAACGTAGAAGGGAAAAATACTCTTATAGTTGATGACTTTAGCATCTCGGGTGAGACATTAGTAGATTTAGCAAAGGGATTAAAGGAAAGGGGAGCAAAAAGAATATATGCTTTATTATCCCATCTTATGCTAAGTGAATTGGGGGCAGAAAAGATAAATAATAGTCCTATCGAGTTGGTTATTAGCACCGATTCTGTTGTAAACAAGTCCATAATATCTAAGAAAGTGAAGATTATTTCAGTAGCTCCATTATTTGCAGAGGCAATTGTAAGAATTCATAACAGGGAGTCGATTAGTTCATTATTTGATTCTGTTCCTCATGCTATAAAAATTGAAAATGATCAAACTTTTTTTAAAAACCGAGGCATAAATTTGCTGGATGAGTAA
- the plsY gene encoding glycerol-3-phosphate 1-O-acyltransferase PlsY, which yields MIDILKLIASLAFGYLLGSLNTAVIVGKIYGKDIRSHGSKSAGLTNTLRVLGKSAAVFVLAGDILKGIVACFIGLFLDVYFYSGEAKDCVSLLAAGAGAVIGHNWPVYFRFKGGKGALTAVAVLFMVDWVIALLCLGFFVTIVALTRYVSLGTICATMLIAAISFIPAFGHTLYFNIFACLMAFMVIFKHMENIQRLLSGTENKLIF from the coding sequence ATGATTGATATTTTAAAGCTTATTGCATCCTTAGCTTTTGGCTACCTTTTAGGTAGCCTTAATACAGCGGTGATTGTAGGGAAAATATACGGCAAGGACATAAGAAGCCATGGAAGCAAAAGCGCTGGGCTTACCAACACTCTGAGGGTACTTGGGAAATCTGCTGCGGTGTTTGTTCTTGCGGGAGATATATTAAAAGGGATAGTCGCCTGTTTTATAGGCTTGTTCCTTGACGTGTACTTTTATTCGGGAGAGGCTAAAGATTGCGTAAGCCTTTTAGCGGCAGGCGCAGGAGCGGTTATAGGGCATAACTGGCCAGTATATTTTAGGTTTAAAGGGGGCAAGGGGGCACTAACAGCAGTGGCTGTGCTGTTTATGGTGGACTGGGTTATTGCTCTTTTATGCCTTGGCTTTTTTGTGACAATAGTAGCTTTAACACGTTATGTTTCTTTAGGCACAATATGTGCAACAATGCTTATTGCGGCTATTTCATTTATTCCTGCTTTTGGACATACCTTATATTTTAATATATTTGCGTGCCTAATGGCGTTTATGGTTATTTTCAAGCATATGGAAAATATACAAAGGCTGCTTTCAGGAACAGAAAATAAACTTATTTTTTGA